In the genome of Veillonellales bacterium, one region contains:
- the scfB gene encoding thioether cross-link-forming SCIFF peptide maturase translates to MSEIKLLAEQGLLFTSNSYLEHIVQQKKADHSVKALCLHVAHDCNLRCEYCFAAKGDYHSGRKLMPLEVALAAVDFLVKNSGNKHTLEIDFFGGEPLMNFDTVKKVVAYGRNIEKKSEKHFYFTITTNGTLLNKENIDFINREMDNIVISLDGRKQIHDSIRCDRSGKGTYDKIVPLAQQLVQKRGDKSYFIRGTFTARNKDFSKDVLHLASLGFKEISIEPVVGLGEKLFITKQDLPEILHEYETFALEYSNVLQKKNPFRFYHFNLNLYNGPCIYKRITACGAGFEYLAVSPEGDLYPCHQFVGQKEFSLGNVNKGITNNILKNRFQNNNILTKEKCRDCWAKLFCSGGCHANSWYSNGTLDIPNDIACTLQKKRIECALMIQILPHMQKKS, encoded by the coding sequence ATTAGCGAAATAAAGCTTTTAGCAGAACAAGGCTTACTTTTCACTTCCAATAGCTACCTCGAACATATTGTACAGCAAAAGAAAGCGGATCACAGTGTAAAAGCTCTATGTTTGCATGTGGCCCACGATTGCAACTTACGCTGTGAATATTGCTTTGCGGCAAAAGGCGATTATCACAGTGGTCGCAAACTGATGCCTTTAGAAGTTGCCTTAGCTGCAGTTGATTTTCTCGTGAAGAATTCCGGAAACAAACACACTCTGGAAATTGATTTTTTCGGGGGTGAGCCCTTGATGAATTTCGATACCGTAAAAAAAGTAGTTGCCTACGGACGAAACATTGAAAAAAAGTCGGAAAAACATTTCTATTTCACCATCACAACAAACGGGACCTTACTGAATAAAGAAAATATCGATTTCATCAACCGGGAAATGGATAACATTGTTATCAGTCTGGATGGAAGAAAACAAATTCATGATTCCATCCGCTGTGACAGGTCAGGAAAGGGAACCTATGACAAAATAGTACCCCTTGCTCAGCAACTCGTTCAAAAAAGAGGAGATAAGAGTTATTTTATCCGAGGTACATTTACTGCCAGAAACAAAGATTTTTCCAAAGATGTGCTGCACTTAGCATCCCTCGGATTCAAAGAAATTTCTATTGAACCGGTAGTTGGTCTTGGCGAAAAATTATTTATTACCAAACAAGATCTTCCTGAGATACTGCATGAATATGAAACATTTGCCCTCGAATACAGCAACGTCTTGCAAAAGAAAAACCCCTTTCGTTTTTATCACTTTAATCTGAACTTATATAACGGACCTTGTATTTATAAGCGAATCACCGCTTGCGGCGCAGGCTTTGAATACCTGGCGGTCTCACCGGAAGGCGATCTTTACCCCTGTCATCAATTCGTAGGGCAAAAAGAATTTTCTTTGGGCAATGTAAATAAGGGCATTACCAATAATATCTTAAAAAATCGCTTTCAAAACAACAATATCCTTACTAAAGAAAAATGTCGGGACTGCTGGGCAAAATTATTCTGTTCCGGTGGATGTCATGCCAATTCCTGGTATTCAAACGGAACACTAGACATCCCAAATGACATTGCCTGTACATTACAAAAAAAGCGCATTGAATGCGCACTGATGATACAAATCTTGCCTCACATGCAAAAGAAAAGCTGA
- a CDS encoding cation diffusion facilitator family transporter, with the protein MTESTNSLKQNTAQLSVIATSVLLILKLVVGMFTGTISILSEAIHSAVDLLATLIAYYAIKKSAASPDDNHHYGHGKFENVSGASEALLIVAAALWIIYEAYEKYSHANSPVFLEYGMIVMLISIAINYFVSHKMLTVAKQTGSPALEADALHLQADMWTSGGILIGLFFLHITSWAWIDSTIAIMVAIIILKTGYAMIKKNISELTDISLPKEEEQLISEIINQHDQVISLSQLRTRHSGSYRLIDMHLILDKHMPLDKAHTICDQVEADIKHHLGICDVMIHLEPDSRKKAPFIPSNQI; encoded by the coding sequence ATGACCGAAAGTACGAACTCCTTAAAACAAAATACGGCGCAACTGTCTGTCATCGCCACTTCCGTACTGTTAATTTTAAAGCTAGTAGTCGGTATGTTTACCGGAACCATCAGTATCCTTTCCGAAGCCATTCATTCGGCAGTCGACTTGCTGGCAACTCTGATCGCTTATTATGCCATAAAAAAGTCGGCTGCATCCCCCGATGACAATCACCACTACGGCCACGGCAAATTCGAAAATGTATCCGGCGCTTCAGAAGCATTGCTCATTGTCGCAGCAGCTTTGTGGATCATATATGAAGCTTATGAAAAGTACAGCCACGCCAACTCGCCTGTTTTTCTAGAATACGGAATGATTGTCATGCTCATTTCTATTGCAATCAATTACTTTGTTTCCCATAAAATGCTGACCGTCGCCAAACAAACCGGCTCCCCTGCCTTGGAAGCTGACGCGCTCCATTTGCAAGCTGACATGTGGACATCCGGCGGCATACTAATCGGTTTATTTTTCCTCCACATAACCAGCTGGGCGTGGATTGATTCGACAATCGCCATAATGGTGGCCATAATAATTTTAAAAACAGGCTATGCAATGATCAAGAAAAATATATCTGAACTAACCGACATCAGTCTGCCAAAAGAAGAAGAACAGCTAATTTCTGAAATCATTAACCAGCATGATCAAGTAATATCCCTATCCCAGTTACGTACCAGACATTCCGGAAGCTATCGCCTGATTGATATGCATCTCATCTTAGATAAGCACATGCCATTAGATAAAGCTCATACCATCTGCGATCAAGTGGAAGCGGACATCAAGCACCACTTGGGTATATGCGATGTAATGATTCATTTAGAACCCGATAGCAGAAAAAAAGCACCGTTTATTCCCAGCAATCAAATTTGA
- a CDS encoding iron-sulfur cluster assembly scaffold protein gives MGEPGCGDNCMIFIKVREGIIYDISFLIFGCGAAVASGSMTTVLAKGKTLQAALTITEQNIIDALDGLPEAKQHCSNLGVAALRSAIQNYLSKQGHSIEEYD, from the coding sequence ATTGGCGAACCTGGTTGTGGCGACAACTGTATGATTTTTATCAAAGTCCGGGAAGGAATAATTTACGATATCAGTTTTCTTATTTTTGGCTGCGGTGCCGCCGTCGCTTCCGGCAGTATGACAACTGTCCTCGCCAAAGGGAAAACCCTTCAGGCGGCTTTAACGATCACGGAACAGAATATCATTGATGCCCTAGACGGATTACCCGAGGCAAAGCAGCACTGTTCAAATCTTGGCGTGGCAGCCTTGCGTTCGGCCATTCAAAATTATTTATCAAAACAGGGGCACTCCATAGAAGAGTACGATTAA
- a CDS encoding DUF1847 domain-containing protein: MQCALCKQKNCYTGQNCPGLQPDEIKAVYDTTDRQLMTAAAKIEGNYYMQLSRLEESVKFAQEIGCTSIGVAFCHGLANEANYIVQYFQKFFTVHSVCCKVCGFDKHQFNLKQIKKDRYEAMCNPAIQAKVLNDAGTELNFAVGLCVGHDMIFNRHSTAPVSTLVAKDRLLSHNPLGAIYSGYWRNKRLGLTD; this comes from the coding sequence ATGCAATGTGCACTATGTAAACAAAAAAATTGCTACACCGGACAAAATTGTCCCGGCCTGCAGCCTGACGAAATCAAAGCAGTCTATGATACAACCGATCGCCAGCTCATGACAGCAGCAGCCAAAATTGAAGGAAACTATTATATGCAGTTGTCGCGTCTGGAAGAAAGCGTAAAATTTGCTCAAGAAATCGGCTGTACTTCTATTGGCGTAGCTTTTTGCCATGGTTTGGCCAACGAAGCCAACTATATCGTGCAATACTTTCAAAAGTTTTTCACCGTACATTCCGTGTGCTGCAAAGTCTGCGGATTTGACAAACATCAGTTCAATCTTAAACAAATCAAAAAAGATCGCTATGAAGCAATGTGCAATCCGGCAATACAAGCTAAAGTCCTTAATGACGCAGGTACTGAATTAAACTTCGCCGTGGGTCTTTGCGTGGGACATGATATGATTTTCAATCGTCATTCAACAGCGCCTGTATCGACACTTGTAGCCAAAGATCGTCTACTAAGCCATAATCCCCTTGGTGCTATTTACTCCGGCTATTGGCGCAATAAGCGGCTTGGATTAACGGACTAA
- a CDS encoding NifB/NifX family molybdenum-iron cluster-binding protein: MKIAVTAHGNTHLAKIDSRFNLAEYFILYDQIKDTWSNLVNARDSDPVYRAKILSENGIKVLITGYIGVRAFRLLQSQNITIFSSRETNSTVKEILSAFQFGKLAILYAPNAIEIQKRK, translated from the coding sequence ATGAAAATTGCCGTTACAGCCCATGGCAATACCCATTTGGCAAAAATAGACTCTCGTTTTAACCTTGCGGAATATTTCATTCTCTATGATCAAATAAAAGATACTTGGTCAAATCTGGTTAATGCACGAGATTCAGATCCCGTCTATCGGGCAAAAATTCTCTCAGAAAATGGTATAAAAGTTCTTATCACGGGTTACATCGGTGTAAGAGCCTTTAGACTCTTGCAATCCCAGAACATTACCATTTTTTCGTCAAGAGAAACAAATAGCACTGTTAAGGAGATCCTCTCTGCCTTTCAGTTCGGCAAGTTAGCCATCCTCTATGCACCAAACGCAATCGAGATACAGAAAAGAAAATAA
- a CDS encoding DUF5320 domain-containing protein, with protein sequence MPRGDGTGPLGNGPIGRGRGGCRQTGFSGGFGFGRGMQGGFGFGNGMQGGFFGNTPAAPENLEAQADRLESQAANLRKLAKQDRKSE encoded by the coding sequence ATGCCAAGAGGAGATGGAACAGGACCTTTGGGCAATGGCCCTATCGGTCGCGGACGAGGCGGCTGCCGACAAACAGGATTTAGCGGCGGCTTTGGTTTTGGTCGTGGCATGCAAGGCGGCTTCGGTTTTGGCAATGGCATGCAAGGCGGTTTCTTCGGAAATACTCCGGCTGCTCCAGAAAATTTGGAAGCACAGGCAGACCGTTTAGAATCGCAGGCAGCCAATCTGCGCAAACTAGCCAAGCAAGACCGTAAATCCGAATAA
- a CDS encoding ATP-binding protein: MQISIASGKGGTGKTTLALLLAAAHSNITVVDCDVEEPNCHLFLQPEYDEPEQEISTTIPHINLSLCNGCGDCSAVCLFNAIAVGGKTALLFDELCHSCGGCLLACKQQAISEQKKAIGTLSIGKSARHPGIRLVSGKLKIGTPSAVPLIKKMKQELAKHTGDLLLDCPPGTSCSMVAAVKGSDYCVLVTEPTPFGRHDLELAMNITRLLQIPTGVVINKSDGGEGDKNIEAFCRNRQIPLLAKIPHSLSFAKQYAAGIISDKFKETAHMILQKIKAKERH, translated from the coding sequence ATGCAAATCAGCATTGCCAGTGGCAAAGGCGGAACCGGTAAAACTACCTTAGCCCTGCTGCTCGCCGCTGCTCATTCCAACATCACCGTGGTCGACTGCGATGTAGAAGAGCCTAACTGCCACTTGTTCTTACAGCCCGAATATGACGAACCGGAACAGGAAATCTCTACAACAATTCCACACATTAATCTTAGTTTATGCAATGGCTGCGGCGACTGCTCAGCTGTTTGCCTGTTTAATGCCATTGCCGTTGGCGGTAAAACTGCCTTGCTATTTGATGAATTATGCCACAGTTGCGGCGGCTGTCTTCTGGCATGCAAACAACAGGCCATTAGTGAGCAGAAAAAAGCCATTGGCACACTTTCTATTGGAAAGTCGGCAAGGCACCCTGGTATCCGCCTAGTAAGCGGAAAGCTGAAAATTGGTACGCCCAGTGCTGTACCTCTCATCAAAAAAATGAAACAGGAACTTGCCAAGCATACTGGAGATTTACTTCTGGACTGTCCGCCTGGAACGTCATGCTCCATGGTAGCAGCCGTAAAAGGCAGCGACTATTGTGTGCTCGTAACCGAACCAACTCCTTTTGGCCGACATGATTTAGAACTTGCCATGAATATTACCCGTCTGCTTCAGATACCAACAGGAGTAGTTATTAATAAAAGCGACGGCGGCGAGGGCGATAAGAACATCGAAGCTTTTTGCCGAAACCGTCAAATTCCGCTTCTGGCCAAAATTCCTCATAGTCTTTCCTTCGCTAAGCAATATGCCGCCGGAATCATTTCTGACAAATTTAAAGAGACAGCGCATATGATTTTACAAAAAATCAAAGCGAAAGAGAGGCACTAG
- a CDS encoding ATP-binding protein, with amino-acid sequence MKELVIVSGKGGTGKTSISAALAFIALHKILVDCDVDAANLHLISGAVLNESHEFTAGFEPHIDKSRCTACGKCTDLCRFGAITNGVLTSPFNCEGCGVCSFNCPAQAIQMQNKKAGQWFISDTRLGRLVHAELGLSVENSGKLVNKVRQEAKKIAAAEQISLIITDGPPGIGCPAIAALSGADLALAVVEPSITGIHDLTRLVDLVSHFNLPLTVCINKSNLHPENTRNLIAWCQQNAIAVAGQLPYSDIFRHAVQDGKTVMEMPSNEDVKQPLIELWINLLNRLAIIDQSKKETK; translated from the coding sequence ATGAAAGAATTAGTCATTGTCAGCGGCAAAGGCGGAACGGGTAAAACCAGCATCAGCGCCGCCCTCGCTTTTATTGCGCTGCATAAAATTCTTGTCGACTGCGATGTCGATGCCGCTAACCTTCATTTAATTAGCGGCGCTGTCCTTAATGAATCCCATGAATTTACCGCCGGATTTGAACCGCATATTGATAAAAGTCGCTGCACCGCTTGCGGCAAATGTACCGACCTCTGCCGCTTCGGAGCAATTACTAACGGCGTGCTGACTTCTCCCTTCAATTGTGAAGGCTGTGGCGTTTGCTCATTTAACTGCCCGGCACAAGCCATCCAAATGCAAAATAAGAAGGCAGGCCAATGGTTTATATCCGACACCCGCTTAGGACGTTTAGTTCACGCCGAGCTTGGTCTCTCCGTTGAAAATTCCGGCAAGCTCGTCAATAAAGTACGGCAGGAGGCCAAAAAAATTGCTGCCGCCGAACAAATTTCTCTTATTATTACTGACGGCCCCCCTGGTATTGGCTGTCCGGCAATTGCTGCCTTGTCCGGTGCGGATCTGGCGCTGGCCGTTGTTGAACCTTCGATCACCGGCATTCATGATCTGACACGGCTAGTCGACTTGGTGTCTCATTTCAACTTACCGCTCACAGTCTGTATCAATAAAAGTAATCTGCATCCGGAAAATACCCGAAACTTAATTGCCTGGTGCCAACAAAACGCTATTGCAGTAGCTGGACAACTTCCCTATAGCGATATCTTCCGCCATGCTGTCCAAGACGGAAAAACCGTAATGGAAATGCCGTCAAATGAGGATGTAAAACAGCCCCTTATCGAACTATGGATCAACTTGTTAAATCGTCTGGCGATAATTGACCAATCAAAGAAGGAAACAAAATGA
- a CDS encoding IS110 family transposase, whose product MKKADLLSTLFVGIDISSRENVVALLDFESSKPLISFSVANNQPGAVELAQKLADFLGFHTDLTRLMIALESTSFYGTHIANYLSSCPLLMPFHTAVYCVNPKMVANYKKSFIDLGKNDYIDAFVIADFARVGRITVKPWRGSQFLALQRLTRHRLHLAKSLTREKAYMLSNIFLKFSEFSLLDEEEQPFSNCFGATASSVLTDFLSTEEIADMPMEALIGYICEKGHNRFPDPKKTALLLQQAARNSYRLDKCLYEPLTISIASSFNLISTYTTEMKAVNKAIEKTLKGLDPNAYQSLLSIPGIGPVMAAGILAEIGYIDAFKSQDALAKYAGLVWRENQSGNFTSDNTKLSKAGNAYLRYYLIEAVSHVKNYCGEFAAFYQKKYDEAKTHQHKRALALTARKFVRLIFGLLAKHQLYSQSGVSQA is encoded by the coding sequence ATGAAGAAGGCGGATCTTCTTTCTACTTTGTTCGTCGGGATTGACATTAGCTCCCGGGAAAACGTGGTCGCTCTCCTCGATTTTGAATCGTCGAAGCCGCTCATCTCTTTCTCTGTTGCTAATAATCAGCCCGGCGCTGTGGAACTGGCTCAAAAGCTTGCAGATTTCCTCGGCTTTCATACTGACCTTACCAGGCTCATGATTGCTTTGGAGTCAACTTCTTTCTATGGCACTCATATTGCCAATTATCTTTCTTCCTGCCCGCTTTTGATGCCTTTCCATACAGCTGTTTATTGTGTGAACCCTAAAATGGTTGCCAACTACAAGAAATCTTTCATTGATCTCGGCAAGAACGACTACATTGATGCATTCGTCATTGCTGATTTCGCCAGAGTTGGCAGAATCACCGTTAAGCCTTGGCGTGGCAGCCAGTTTCTCGCTTTACAGCGTTTAACCCGCCATCGCCTGCATCTGGCTAAATCCTTGACTCGGGAGAAAGCTTATATGCTTTCTAATATCTTTCTCAAATTCAGCGAATTTTCACTGCTTGATGAGGAGGAACAGCCTTTTTCCAATTGCTTCGGTGCTACGGCTTCTTCGGTGCTTACCGATTTTCTCTCTACGGAAGAGATCGCTGATATGCCGATGGAAGCACTAATTGGCTACATCTGTGAAAAAGGGCACAACCGCTTCCCCGATCCCAAGAAAACAGCTTTGCTTCTGCAACAGGCAGCCCGTAACTCCTACCGTTTGGATAAATGTTTGTATGAGCCGTTAACCATCTCCATTGCTTCGTCCTTCAACCTCATTTCAACGTATACAACTGAAATGAAGGCTGTGAATAAAGCCATCGAGAAAACGCTCAAGGGTCTTGATCCCAATGCTTACCAAAGCCTTTTATCCATTCCGGGGATTGGGCCTGTCATGGCTGCCGGCATTCTTGCTGAGATTGGCTATATTGATGCCTTTAAATCTCAGGATGCCCTTGCCAAGTATGCTGGTCTTGTCTGGCGTGAAAACCAATCTGGCAACTTTACGTCAGATAATACGAAGCTTTCAAAGGCTGGAAATGCTTATCTCAGATACTATCTGATTGAGGCAGTTAGCCATGTAAAGAACTATTGCGGCGAATTTGCCGCTTTCTACCAGAAAAAGTATGATGAGGCAAAAACTCATCAGCATAAACGTGCACTCGCGCTTACAGCTCGTAAATTTGTTCGGCTGATTTTTGGATTGCTGGCCAAGCATCAGCTTTACTCTCAAAGTGGAGTAAGCCAAGCTTAA
- a CDS encoding recombinase family protein: MNAIYCRVSTDEQATKGYSLDDQKQSCRSHLVAMGLTDINEYIDDGYSGEYLERPALEQLRNDLQAGTIKNIAIYDPDRLSRNLTNQLIIADEIEKSGAKLTFVTGDYDASPEGRLFFSMRGAISAYEKEKIRERTSRGRRAKANRGKIVINTHPFGFSWDKDNSMYIINEREAEIVRLIYNLCIKEKMGARTLALELMSRGVIGRKGKPLSVPTVSRILRKEMYYGTHYLFKQKVHKTGQNSREIKNNPKEFWIPIEVPAIVSRETWDLAQEQIQRNKKLAKRNSKRDYLLRGILYCALCGRSMTAYGRIGKRKIGSGKMYYYYSCISKESNNYAINGDICQCRRIPVDDLEEAVWDVLLKIAKGEKSLNDYLRKQARPNYSQEIEKLHKARAELEKKRMDITKWYSQNLIDDISAEKELQAIRKHLDAIISNLSQLNNIQEKIKQPGILPADILNAKTYEEKRNILIHFPYQIHAVRQGDSFAFWFKE, encoded by the coding sequence ATGAACGCCATATATTGCCGTGTATCGACCGATGAACAAGCAACGAAAGGCTACTCCTTGGATGACCAGAAGCAGTCTTGCCGCAGTCACCTTGTGGCTATGGGGCTTACAGATATAAACGAGTACATAGATGACGGATATAGCGGCGAATATTTGGAAAGGCCAGCACTTGAACAGCTAAGAAATGACCTGCAAGCCGGTACTATAAAAAATATTGCCATTTACGATCCTGACCGGTTAAGCCGCAACCTCACCAACCAGTTAATCATTGCGGATGAAATTGAAAAGTCGGGAGCAAAACTAACCTTCGTTACCGGTGATTATGACGCCAGCCCGGAGGGACGGTTATTTTTCAGCATGCGTGGCGCAATATCCGCTTATGAGAAAGAAAAAATACGTGAACGTACTTCCCGCGGACGCCGGGCAAAAGCAAACAGAGGGAAAATCGTAATTAACACCCACCCTTTTGGCTTTAGCTGGGATAAAGATAACAGCATGTATATTATTAATGAGCGAGAAGCCGAAATTGTCCGGTTAATTTATAACTTATGCATCAAGGAGAAAATGGGTGCCCGGACATTGGCTCTTGAGCTAATGAGCAGGGGAGTAATCGGCCGAAAAGGAAAGCCCCTCTCTGTCCCCACAGTTAGCCGCATTTTAAGAAAAGAAATGTACTACGGTACTCACTACCTATTCAAACAGAAGGTACATAAAACAGGCCAAAACAGCCGTGAAATAAAAAATAATCCAAAGGAATTTTGGATACCGATAGAAGTACCGGCAATTGTATCCCGCGAAACATGGGATTTAGCGCAGGAACAAATTCAACGAAATAAAAAACTGGCAAAGCGAAATTCAAAACGGGATTATTTACTGCGAGGAATTTTATATTGTGCGTTATGTGGCCGATCAATGACCGCCTACGGGAGGATAGGAAAGCGTAAAATCGGCTCGGGTAAGATGTATTACTATTATTCCTGTATCTCGAAAGAATCAAATAATTATGCAATTAACGGGGACATATGCCAGTGCCGCCGGATACCGGTTGATGATTTAGAGGAAGCCGTATGGGACGTATTATTAAAAATAGCAAAAGGTGAAAAATCACTTAATGATTATTTACGAAAGCAAGCGCGTCCTAATTATTCCCAAGAAATAGAAAAATTGCATAAAGCCCGAGCCGAACTCGAAAAGAAACGAATGGATATAACAAAATGGTATTCGCAAAACTTAATCGATGATATATCTGCAGAAAAAGAGCTGCAGGCTATAAGAAAGCATCTTGATGCTATTATCTCCAATTTGTCGCAGCTAAATAACATTCAAGAAAAAATTAAACAACCGGGCATTCTCCCGGCTGATATTTTAAATGCTAAAACCTATGAGGAAAAAAGAAATATACTAATCCATTTTCCTTACCAGATTCATGCGGTCCGGCAAGGAGATAGTTTTGCGTTCTGGTTTAAGGAATAA
- the spoIIR gene encoding stage II sporulation protein R — translation MKGRFTRTCFLLGAAIFIILGWALFLQHHAQLQPVTCGSNQLIRLHVLANSDSPEDQQLKLQVRDAIIAYLAPYLENVTDASLARQIVKDHQADMTNVARHVLAGQGADYPVAVQLGMFDFPIKSYGSLVLPAGKYEAVRVLIGRAEGKNWWCVLFPPLCFIDVTHAAALPIELVGDQTVEATETMGFRWKIAEIFRQSNLQQ, via the coding sequence ATCCTGGGATGGGCGTTATTCTTGCAGCATCATGCGCAACTTCAGCCTGTTACCTGCGGCTCCAATCAGCTGATTCGGCTGCATGTACTGGCCAACAGCGACAGCCCGGAGGATCAGCAATTGAAGTTGCAGGTGCGTGATGCAATCATTGCATATCTGGCACCATATTTAGAAAATGTAACAGATGCTTCATTGGCGCGTCAGATTGTTAAAGATCATCAGGCTGACATGACCAACGTTGCCAGACATGTTTTGGCAGGCCAGGGAGCCGATTATCCGGTAGCCGTCCAATTGGGTATGTTTGATTTCCCAATTAAATCCTATGGCAGTTTGGTTTTGCCGGCAGGAAAGTACGAGGCGGTGCGTGTTCTAATCGGACGGGCGGAGGGGAAAAACTGGTGGTGTGTATTATTCCCTCCCTTATGTTTCATTGATGTAACTCACGCTGCGGCTTTGCCGATTGAATTGGTTGGTGATCAAACTGTTGAGGCAACAGAAACTATGGGGTTTCGCTGGAAAATAGCTGAAATTTTTAGGCAAAGTAATTTGCAGCAATAA